Proteins from a single region of Nitrospirota bacterium:
- the flgM gene encoding flagellar biosynthesis anti-sigma factor FlgM: protein MQISGHGRADHLATLLLGAQEGAPVGANRRPSSDGRQDRVQISQQAKEIQRIKALADQPDPAREARIEQISRAVDAGTYNVTGRKVGDAIIRHALTEAAL from the coding sequence ATGCAGATCTCAGGTCATGGCAGAGCCGATCATCTTGCCACGTTGTTGCTGGGGGCCCAGGAGGGTGCTCCGGTCGGGGCAAATCGTCGTCCGTCCAGCGACGGTCGCCAGGATCGCGTGCAGATTTCGCAGCAGGCGAAGGAGATTCAACGGATCAAGGCGCTGGCCGACCAGCCGGATCCCGCCCGTGAAGCACGCATCGAGCAGATCAGCCGGGCGGTGGATGCCGGCACGTACAACGTCACAGGGCGCAAGGTCGGGGATGCGATCATTCGTCACGCATTGACCGAGGCCGCGCTCTAA
- a CDS encoding rod-binding protein, with amino-acid sequence MNHDLTGISSIRHTADAQLSLAKPPSLLGDDRQAGLAALKGAAHEFESYFISNLLKVMRETVPKGALDNKGGAYFYSFYDQEIGRLAAESGGLGLAKMIHEYTEKNSPLPSSSPAHRPIEEPIGNKAPIPVPRTQWTRG; translated from the coding sequence TTGAACCACGACCTTACCGGAATCAGCTCCATCAGACATACGGCTGACGCTCAGTTGAGCCTGGCAAAGCCTCCTTCGCTCCTGGGGGACGATCGGCAGGCAGGGTTGGCAGCTTTGAAGGGCGCCGCCCATGAGTTTGAAAGTTACTTTATATCTAACCTCTTGAAAGTCATGAGAGAAACTGTTCCAAAGGGGGCGTTGGACAATAAAGGCGGTGCGTATTTCTACTCGTTTTATGACCAGGAAATCGGTCGGCTGGCGGCAGAATCAGGTGGGCTAGGGCTGGCCAAGATGATTCATGAATATACCGAAAAAAATTCACCACTCCCCTCAAGTTCTCCGGCTCATCGACCGATAGAGGAGCCGATAGGTAATAAAGCCCCGATCCCAGTACCGCGCACTCAGTGGACTCGGGGCTAA
- the flgN gene encoding flagellar export chaperone FlgN — MFNTATTTAAILDILTREAAHCDLLNHTLQQERNALRQLSLAEFPSLNAQRLKDLQGLQALESERDAVVHRCADAWGLPRTTLSLQAVIDRLAPPDKREVERCHERLTAKVRVLRQETAVNELLVAGIQTLCRKAMHLTGEALPKRDTYSSSGESQRVGIGGTMLRQRG; from the coding sequence ATGTTTAACACTGCGACAACCACTGCAGCCATTCTCGATATCCTCACCCGCGAAGCCGCCCACTGCGACCTGCTGAATCACACGCTGCAACAAGAACGGAATGCCCTCCGACAGCTGTCCCTGGCAGAGTTCCCTTCGCTCAATGCACAACGTCTCAAAGACCTCCAAGGGCTCCAAGCGTTAGAGTCGGAACGCGACGCGGTGGTCCATCGCTGCGCCGATGCCTGGGGTCTTCCCCGTACCACGCTGTCCTTGCAGGCCGTGATCGATCGCCTGGCCCCTCCTGACAAACGAGAGGTCGAGCGATGTCATGAGCGGCTCACGGCCAAAGTTCGTGTGTTACGCCAGGAGACTGCCGTGAATGAGTTGCTTGTGGCCGGAATCCAAACCTTGTGCCGCAAGGCGATGCATCTGACAGGAGAGGCCCTTCCGAAGCGGGACACCTACTCATCGTCAGGGGAATCTCAGCGTGTAGGAATCGGTGGCACGATGCTCCGACAAAGAGGATAG